A window of the Streptomyces luomodiensis genome harbors these coding sequences:
- a CDS encoding AfsR/SARP family transcriptional regulator: MRYLILGTTEARDDHGNPLPLGGPRIRALLAALAVRAARPAPATVDVLIDEVWADDPPHDAPAALQALVGRLRRAIGRSAVISSLGGYRLATTVPQDDVDLLRFERLTNEGLRALQAGDPETAAATLRKALALWRGPALADLPDRDAAAARPEALRLTALHRRIDADLALDRPTDVIPELRELVADHPLDETFHAQLIRALRAAGHSADALAAYEDVRRTLAERLGADPGAELRELHRRLLTTAAEPALREPIAARGDPSTAADAAPRADGHGATGTGSGSGSGRESGSTGGGRTGARAGIRTDGHVGDPADGVAERRVDGRAMDGAEERGGHGRARSALDRRPGEAFEPRPGEAYDGRAAGGADGRGAGPRTAVPRPPHGNLRARLTSFVGRETEISDILRDLESARLVTLTGPGGSGKTRLSEEAAGTVTADYPDGVWIAGLAPLDQPSAVPGAVLSAVGRRETTLLASGLEGRAAGTDGVDPTSRLVEYCADRRLLLLLDNCEHVIDTAARLTETLLEHCPGVTVLATSREPLGVPGEIVRPVEPLPPAPAHQLFAERAATVRPGFDPAADPDTAAAVAEICRRLDGLPLAIELAAARLRLLTPRQIADRLDDRFRLLTSGSRTALPRQQTLRAVVDWSWDLLDERERTVLRRASVFAGGWTLSAAEAVCADAQPVENVLTDDGEVHGALTDATAGTPRPPAPDAVARAETRSPLRFHARPGARITPAEVLELLGALVDKSLLVVDHPSRGTAAESAGTAGREPRYRMLETIHDYVSERATEGPAARADHKAAVARHTAHFRDFVRTAEPRLRSAGQLPWLRLVEADLDNIRAVLHRSLTTADEDTFFALIHSMGWFWWLRNYRDEGAAWIGRALALEDRPDHGLEETPDGDHPFERFPRIPARVPDGVDGVDEEVTRYWHFMDLRMLLFFLLAEQGSGPDLSDPGIRDAALRMRDAYAGNPGPRSARFPGLLWPFAAFAVEGFAGVLPLMDQTVAGCRKHGDDWAVGVTLMYRTHLAIDMPGGIESVDDDLAELRELTARVGDRWMLAQVEGARGEIAAHRGRFAEARAAYEKARRLAQELGAHTEVPFLFTRLADLALHEKDVAGAIGLVERSEQEAERRGTQDTRAFNQVLRSLVELVRGDLAQARARCDAARDFALRGTPPPQFWVVINGLDGRITGLEGDLAGGVRKLRNTLRDGLEAGSMELLLAHQAESAAELLARCGQERLAARLVGAADGWRGRLPRSPLVAEDVGTTVARLSEALGHDAVEKLRTENTTLTPEQAIRLLDEVLTSLDATDATPAQAEAVTWDETAGRAGAADPEADPDAD; encoded by the coding sequence GTGCGGTATCTGATCCTCGGCACCACCGAAGCGCGCGACGACCACGGAAACCCACTGCCCCTCGGCGGCCCCCGCATCCGCGCACTGCTCGCCGCGCTCGCCGTACGAGCCGCACGCCCCGCCCCGGCCACCGTCGACGTCCTGATCGACGAGGTGTGGGCCGACGACCCTCCGCATGACGCGCCCGCCGCGCTCCAGGCGCTCGTCGGCCGGCTGCGCCGGGCCATCGGCAGGAGCGCCGTGATCTCCTCACTCGGCGGCTACCGCCTCGCGACCACCGTCCCCCAGGACGACGTCGACCTGCTGCGCTTCGAGCGGCTGACGAACGAGGGTTTACGCGCCCTGCAGGCCGGCGACCCCGAGACCGCCGCCGCCACCCTCCGTAAGGCGCTCGCCCTGTGGCGCGGTCCGGCCCTCGCCGACCTGCCGGACCGGGACGCGGCCGCCGCCCGCCCCGAGGCGCTTCGGCTGACCGCGCTGCACCGCCGGATCGACGCCGACCTCGCGCTCGACCGCCCTACGGACGTCATACCGGAGCTGCGCGAACTCGTCGCGGACCACCCGCTTGACGAAACGTTCCACGCCCAGCTGATCCGCGCCCTGCGGGCGGCCGGTCACTCCGCCGACGCCCTTGCTGCGTACGAGGACGTCCGCCGCACCCTCGCCGAACGCCTCGGCGCCGACCCAGGAGCGGAGCTGAGGGAGCTCCACAGACGGCTGCTGACGACCGCCGCCGAGCCGGCCCTCCGAGAGCCGATCGCCGCGCGCGGCGACCCGTCCACCGCGGCGGACGCAGCGCCGCGCGCTGACGGCCACGGAGCGACCGGGACCGGGTCCGGGTCCGGGTCCGGGAGGGAGAGCGGGAGCACGGGCGGGGGCCGGACCGGTGCCCGAGCCGGTATCCGGACCGATGGCCACGTCGGGGACCCGGCGGACGGCGTGGCGGAGCGCCGGGTCGACGGCCGGGCCATGGACGGGGCGGAGGAGCGCGGGGGCCACGGCCGGGCCAGGAGTGCGCTCGACCGTCGGCCCGGGGAGGCGTTCGAACCTCGGCCCGGGGAGGCGTACGACGGTCGGGCCGCAGGCGGGGCCGACGGCCGGGGGGCCGGTCCGCGCACCGCCGTACCGCGTCCGCCGCACGGCAACCTCAGAGCCCGCCTCACCAGCTTCGTCGGTCGGGAGACCGAGATCAGCGACATCCTCCGGGACCTGGAGAGCGCCCGGTTGGTCACTCTCACCGGCCCCGGCGGCTCCGGCAAGACCCGGCTCTCCGAGGAGGCCGCCGGGACCGTGACGGCCGATTACCCGGATGGCGTCTGGATCGCCGGACTCGCCCCGCTCGACCAGCCCTCCGCCGTCCCCGGCGCCGTCCTGAGCGCGGTCGGCCGCCGCGAGACCACGCTGCTCGCCTCCGGGCTCGAAGGCCGCGCCGCTGGGACGGACGGTGTGGACCCGACCAGCCGGCTCGTCGAGTACTGCGCGGACCGTCGGCTGCTGCTCCTGCTCGACAACTGCGAGCACGTCATCGACACCGCCGCCCGGCTCACCGAGACCCTGCTCGAGCACTGCCCAGGGGTGACCGTGCTCGCCACCAGCCGGGAGCCGCTGGGGGTGCCGGGCGAGATCGTCAGGCCGGTGGAGCCGCTTCCGCCCGCCCCGGCTCACCAGCTGTTCGCCGAGCGCGCCGCGACCGTACGGCCCGGGTTCGACCCGGCGGCCGATCCGGACACGGCGGCCGCGGTCGCGGAGATCTGCCGCCGCCTGGACGGTCTGCCGCTGGCGATCGAGCTGGCCGCGGCGCGGCTGCGGCTGCTGACCCCACGGCAGATCGCGGACCGGCTGGACGACCGTTTCCGCCTGCTGACCAGCGGCAGCAGAACCGCGCTGCCCCGCCAGCAGACCCTGCGGGCCGTCGTCGACTGGTCCTGGGACCTCCTCGATGAGCGCGAGCGCACCGTGCTGCGCCGTGCGTCGGTCTTCGCGGGCGGGTGGACCCTGTCCGCGGCGGAGGCGGTGTGCGCGGACGCACAGCCCGTCGAAAACGTCCTTACGGACGACGGCGAGGTCCATGGCGCCCTTACGGACGCGACGGCGGGCACACCGCGGCCCCCGGCCCCCGACGCGGTTGCGCGCGCCGAGACGCGCTCCCCCCTGCGCTTTCATGCGCGCCCCGGCGCCCGGATCACGCCGGCTGAGGTTCTGGAGCTGCTCGGGGCGCTGGTCGACAAGTCGCTCCTGGTCGTCGACCACCCCTCGCGCGGTACGGCGGCGGAGTCCGCCGGTACGGCGGGCAGGGAGCCCCGCTACCGGATGCTGGAGACGATCCACGATTACGTCAGCGAGCGCGCCACCGAGGGCCCCGCGGCCCGTGCCGACCACAAGGCCGCCGTGGCCCGCCATACCGCCCACTTCCGGGACTTCGTGCGCACCGCCGAGCCCCGTCTGCGCTCCGCCGGACAACTGCCGTGGCTGCGCCTCGTCGAGGCCGACCTCGACAACATCCGGGCAGTGCTGCACCGCTCCCTGACCACCGCGGACGAGGACACCTTCTTCGCGCTCATCCATTCCATGGGCTGGTTCTGGTGGCTGCGCAACTACCGGGACGAGGGCGCCGCCTGGATCGGCCGCGCCCTGGCCCTGGAAGACCGCCCGGACCATGGACTGGAGGAGACACCGGACGGAGACCACCCGTTCGAGCGATTCCCTCGTATCCCGGCCCGGGTGCCGGACGGTGTGGACGGCGTCGACGAGGAAGTCACCCGGTACTGGCACTTCATGGACCTGCGGATGCTGCTCTTCTTCCTGCTCGCGGAGCAGGGCAGCGGGCCGGACCTGAGTGACCCCGGGATCCGGGACGCCGCCCTACGCATGCGTGACGCCTACGCGGGCAATCCCGGGCCTCGCAGTGCCCGCTTCCCCGGTCTGCTGTGGCCGTTCGCCGCCTTCGCCGTCGAGGGCTTCGCCGGTGTGCTGCCGCTCATGGACCAGACCGTGGCCGGCTGCCGGAAGCACGGTGACGACTGGGCGGTCGGCGTCACGCTGATGTACCGCACCCACCTCGCCATCGACATGCCCGGCGGCATCGAAAGCGTCGATGACGACCTGGCCGAGCTGCGCGAGCTGACCGCCCGCGTCGGCGACCGCTGGATGCTCGCCCAGGTGGAGGGGGCGCGCGGCGAGATCGCCGCCCATCGCGGGCGGTTCGCGGAGGCGAGGGCCGCCTATGAGAAGGCACGGCGACTCGCGCAGGAGCTCGGCGCGCACACCGAGGTGCCGTTCCTCTTCACCCGCCTCGCCGATCTCGCCCTTCACGAGAAGGACGTGGCGGGCGCGATAGGGCTGGTGGAGCGTTCCGAGCAGGAGGCGGAGCGTCGTGGCACCCAGGACACACGGGCCTTCAACCAGGTCCTGCGCAGCCTGGTGGAGCTGGTGCGCGGTGATCTGGCCCAGGCGCGAGCCCGCTGCGACGCCGCGCGGGATTTCGCGCTGCGCGGCACTCCACCGCCGCAGTTCTGGGTCGTGATCAACGGCCTGGACGGCCGCATCACCGGCTTGGAGGGCGATCTGGCCGGCGGAGTGCGCAAGCTGCGGAACACGCTGCGCGATGGCCTCGAGGCGGGCTCCATGGAGCTGCTGCTGGCCCATCAAGCAGAGTCGGCGGCGGAACTCCTGGCGAGATGCGGGCAAGAGCGGCTCGCCGCACGGCTGGTGGGCGCCGCCGACGGCTGGCGCGGCCGGCTGCCGCGCTCACCACTGGTGGCCGAGGACGTCGGCACGACCGTGGCGCGCTTGAGCGAGGCGCTGGGCCATGACGCGGTGGAGAAACTGCGTACCGAGAACACGACCCTCACCCCCGAGCAGGCCATCCGCCTGCTCGACGAGGTGCTGACGTCTCTCGACGCCACCGACGCCACCCCTGCCCAGGCCGAAGCCGTCACCTGGGACGAGACCGCAGGCCGGGCCGGGGCTGCCGACCCGGAGGCTGACCCGGATGCCGATTAA
- a CDS encoding asparagine synthase-related protein, translating into MRWLVGWSSTASGPVPPEGRAIQPVGAQLLWADPDPLWAVGDWRPDEVRVVQTDPFTRLAVFGCCGASDEELRVGLFAARGGALRHLTAWPGSYTAVAQVGRRVTIAGDLAGARPVFHTDWAGGTAYATAALPLADLIEAQLDVSHLGALLACPDSPEAMGDGTPYMGVRRVPPGHALILRDGARDVTGYEPTASLAVAAPPLDQDEAVEAVRDALVEAVRARLTAPRHAPETAGRDPGPVPGMGPAERRAARGAPAPGIGADLSGGSASATLALLAAGLPGRPGTLFGHGTEAGERLLAVTFNDLATTGGARTREAELERAGAIAANPRLHHVVVAAGEEALPYAGLDTGALTDEPGPSLVIAERHRRRLAAGSADHFIGHGARQVLDAHPARLADLLLDRRRRHLLRPATALAKADGPSAQSFFVPFTVYRAARRLARTSYRDGVQEAAARLLERRFADDQAARGPGAVSASLAALTWCRPGPAARWLTGETLAEVSVRLEEAAVRPVLLRRPGERRADAALARYAADHRVFEQAAEVRSQRLHAPFLDNQVVRACRALPEALRVQPGARAAVLREVLAGAGIRELPPGWGATSHAAHTAAVRTGMRTWAGELMTLFDAPLLADAGLIEARVVRKALRAAAQGERLPLDGLAELVSTEVWLRRLLARRGTCWTGTAAPRQRAVAGGVVPRPSL; encoded by the coding sequence ATGCGGTGGTTGGTGGGGTGGAGCAGTACCGCATCCGGCCCGGTCCCCCCGGAAGGCCGTGCGATCCAGCCGGTCGGCGCCCAACTCCTGTGGGCCGACCCCGATCCGCTGTGGGCAGTGGGCGACTGGCGGCCCGATGAGGTACGCGTCGTCCAGACCGACCCCTTCACCCGCCTCGCCGTCTTCGGCTGCTGCGGCGCCAGCGACGAGGAGCTGCGGGTGGGCCTGTTCGCCGCCCGCGGCGGCGCCCTGCGCCATCTGACCGCCTGGCCCGGCAGCTACACCGCCGTCGCCCAGGTCGGCCGCCGCGTCACCATCGCCGGCGACCTCGCCGGCGCCCGGCCCGTCTTCCACACCGACTGGGCCGGCGGCACCGCCTACGCCACGGCCGCGCTCCCGCTCGCCGACCTCATCGAGGCACAGCTCGACGTCAGCCACCTCGGCGCGCTGCTCGCCTGCCCCGACTCCCCGGAGGCCATGGGCGACGGCACACCCTATATGGGCGTCAGACGCGTCCCCCCGGGCCACGCCCTGATCCTGCGCGACGGCGCCCGCGACGTCACCGGCTACGAGCCCACCGCGTCCCTCGCCGTCGCCGCACCCCCACTCGACCAGGACGAGGCCGTGGAGGCGGTCCGGGACGCCCTCGTGGAGGCCGTACGGGCCCGGCTCACCGCCCCGCGCCACGCCCCCGAGACCGCCGGCCGCGACCCCGGCCCGGTGCCCGGCATGGGGCCCGCCGAACGGCGGGCGGCCCGCGGCGCCCCGGCCCCCGGCATCGGCGCCGACCTGTCCGGAGGCAGCGCCTCCGCCACCCTCGCCCTGCTCGCGGCCGGTCTCCCCGGAAGGCCCGGCACCCTCTTCGGACACGGCACCGAGGCGGGCGAGCGGCTCCTGGCCGTCACCTTCAACGACCTGGCCACGACGGGCGGGGCCCGCACCCGCGAGGCCGAGCTGGAGCGCGCCGGCGCCATCGCCGCCAATCCGCGGCTGCACCATGTGGTCGTCGCCGCGGGCGAAGAGGCCCTGCCGTACGCGGGCCTGGACACCGGCGCCCTCACCGACGAACCCGGCCCCTCCCTCGTCATCGCCGAACGCCACCGGCGCCGGCTCGCCGCAGGCAGCGCGGACCACTTCATCGGCCACGGCGCCCGCCAGGTGCTCGACGCCCACCCCGCGCGCCTCGCCGACCTGCTGCTCGACCGCCGCAGACGCCATCTGCTGCGTCCCGCCACCGCGCTCGCGAAGGCCGACGGCCCCTCCGCGCAGTCCTTCTTCGTGCCCTTCACCGTCTACCGGGCCGCGCGCCGGCTGGCCCGCACGTCCTACCGCGACGGCGTCCAGGAGGCCGCGGCGCGCCTCCTGGAGCGCCGCTTCGCCGACGACCAGGCGGCCCGCGGCCCCGGCGCCGTATCGGCCTCCCTCGCCGCCCTGACGTGGTGCCGCCCCGGACCCGCCGCCCGCTGGCTCACCGGAGAGACGCTCGCCGAGGTGTCCGTCCGGCTGGAGGAGGCGGCCGTACGCCCCGTGCTGCTGCGCCGCCCAGGGGAGCGCCGCGCCGACGCCGCCCTCGCCCGCTACGCGGCCGACCACCGCGTCTTCGAGCAGGCCGCCGAGGTCCGCAGCCAGCGCCTGCACGCGCCCTTCCTCGACAACCAGGTCGTACGGGCCTGCCGCGCGCTCCCCGAAGCGCTGCGGGTGCAACCCGGGGCGCGCGCCGCGGTGCTGCGCGAGGTCCTCGCCGGAGCGGGCATCCGGGAGCTTCCCCCCGGCTGGGGCGCCACCTCCCACGCCGCCCACACCGCCGCCGTACGGACCGGCATGCGCACCTGGGCCGGCGAACTGATGACCCTCTTCGACGCGCCGCTGCTGGCCGACGCGGGCCTGATCGAGGCCCGTGTCGTCCGTAAGGCGCTGCGCGCCGCCGCACAGGGGGAGCGGCTCCCCCTGGACGGCCTGGCCGAACTCGTCTCCACCGAGGTCTGGCTCCGGCGGCTGCTGGCCCGCCGGGGCACCTGCTGGACGGGCACGGCGGCGCCACGGCAACGGGCGGTGGCGGGCGGAGTGGTGCCGCGACCGAGCCTGTGA
- the lhgO gene encoding L-2-hydroxyglutarate oxidase, with the protein MTALDCDVLVVGGGIVGMSTAYAITRAAPGTRVTVLEKEAGPARHQTGRNSGVIHSGIYYRPGSLKARFAVRGAAEMVKFCAEYGIAHEVTGKLIVATERAELPRLHGLVQRGRENGIPVRELGPAQIAEYEPWVRGLAAIHVGTTGVCDFGAVAARLARLAQDAGASVRYGARVRTIGRRPSAVAVRTADGTVLRARALVNCAGLHCDRVARLAGDDPGMRIVPFRGEYYELVPSRAALVNGLVYPVPDPAFPFLGVHLTRGIDGGVHIGPNAVPALAREGYAWHTVRPRELAGTLAYPGSWRIARRHWRYGAGEMRRSLSKRAFTDAVRRLLPDVTADDLIAAPAGVRAQAVLPDGTLVDDFLISQSPRIVHVLNAPSPAATASLPIGREIARRVLETLRAG; encoded by the coding sequence GTGACGGCCTTGGACTGCGACGTGCTGGTGGTCGGGGGCGGGATCGTCGGCATGTCGACGGCGTATGCGATCACGCGCGCCGCGCCCGGCACCCGCGTGACCGTGCTCGAGAAGGAGGCGGGTCCGGCCCGCCACCAGACCGGGCGGAACAGCGGAGTGATCCACAGCGGTATCTACTACCGGCCGGGGTCCCTCAAGGCGCGGTTCGCGGTGCGCGGCGCGGCCGAGATGGTGAAGTTCTGCGCCGAGTACGGCATCGCGCACGAGGTCACCGGCAAGCTCATCGTCGCCACGGAGCGCGCCGAGCTGCCCCGGCTCCACGGCCTCGTCCAGCGCGGCAGGGAGAACGGCATTCCGGTCCGCGAGCTGGGCCCCGCCCAGATCGCGGAGTACGAACCATGGGTGCGCGGCCTCGCCGCGATCCATGTCGGCACGACGGGCGTCTGCGACTTCGGCGCGGTGGCCGCCCGGCTGGCCCGGCTGGCCCAGGACGCGGGCGCCTCGGTGCGCTACGGAGCGCGGGTGCGCACCATCGGCCGGCGCCCCTCCGCGGTCGCCGTCCGTACGGCGGACGGGACCGTGCTGCGCGCGCGGGCCCTGGTCAACTGCGCGGGGCTGCACTGCGACCGCGTCGCCCGGCTGGCGGGCGACGACCCGGGCATGCGGATCGTGCCCTTCCGCGGGGAGTACTACGAGCTGGTGCCCTCCCGCGCCGCGCTGGTGAACGGCCTGGTGTACCCGGTGCCCGACCCGGCGTTCCCGTTCCTCGGCGTCCATCTGACCCGCGGCATCGACGGCGGCGTCCACATCGGGCCCAACGCCGTGCCGGCCCTCGCCCGCGAGGGCTACGCCTGGCACACGGTGCGCCCCCGGGAGCTGGCCGGCACGCTGGCGTATCCGGGCTCCTGGCGGATCGCCCGCCGCCACTGGCGGTACGGGGCGGGTGAGATGCGGCGCTCCCTGTCCAAGCGCGCCTTCACCGACGCCGTGCGCCGCCTGCTGCCGGATGTGACGGCCGACGACCTTATAGCGGCCCCGGCGGGCGTGCGCGCACAGGCGGTGCTGCCGGACGGCACGCTGGTGGACGACTTCCTCATCTCGCAGTCGCCCCGGATCGTCCATGTGCTCAACGCCCCGTCGCCCGCCGCCACGGCCTCCCTGCCGATCGGCCGGGAGATCGCCCGGCGCGTGCTGGAGACCTTGCGGGCGGGGTGA
- the trmB gene encoding tRNA (guanosine(46)-N7)-methyltransferase TrmB encodes MSENPTAPDPRAERTLPAPRDRGEPLFPGGPAADPAGSHHERRIRSFRPRRGRVTAGQGEALRRLWQQWGLDIDGLSRIDLGELFATEAGPRPGLPVVLEIGFGMGEATAQMAAADPGTGILAADVHTPGQGNLLALAERNGLDNIRVANGDAIILLREMLAPASLSGLRVFFPDPWPKKRHHKRRLIQPEFIELAATRMRPGALLHCATDWEPYAEQMLEVLSASPAFDNSQPDGGYTPRPDFRPLTKFESQGLDKGHLVHDLIFRRNDT; translated from the coding sequence GTGTCCGAGAACCCCACCGCCCCCGACCCCCGCGCGGAGCGCACGCTGCCCGCCCCCCGTGACCGCGGCGAGCCCCTGTTCCCCGGCGGCCCCGCGGCCGATCCGGCCGGCTCGCACCACGAGCGCCGCATCCGCTCTTTCCGCCCCCGCCGCGGCCGGGTGACCGCGGGCCAGGGCGAGGCGCTGCGCCGCCTGTGGCAGCAGTGGGGCCTGGACATCGACGGGCTGAGCCGTATCGACCTCGGTGAGCTGTTCGCCACCGAGGCGGGCCCGCGCCCCGGCCTCCCCGTCGTCCTGGAGATCGGCTTCGGCATGGGCGAGGCCACCGCGCAGATGGCCGCCGCCGACCCCGGCACGGGCATCCTCGCCGCCGACGTCCACACCCCCGGCCAGGGCAATCTGCTCGCGCTCGCGGAGCGGAACGGCCTGGACAACATACGGGTCGCCAACGGCGACGCGATCATCCTGCTCCGCGAGATGCTGGCCCCCGCCTCGCTCTCCGGGCTGCGGGTCTTCTTCCCCGACCCCTGGCCCAAGAAGCGGCACCACAAGCGCCGCCTCATCCAGCCCGAGTTCATCGAGCTGGCCGCCACCCGGATGAGGCCCGGCGCCCTGCTGCACTGCGCGACCGACTGGGAGCCGTACGCGGAGCAGATGCTGGAGGTCCTCTCCGCGAGCCCCGCCTTCGACAACTCCCAGCCCGACGGTGGCTACACCCCGCGTCCGGACTTCCGGCCGCTGACCAAGTTCGAGAGTCAGGGGCTGGACAAGGGGCACCTCGTCCATGACCTGATCTTCCGCCGCAACGACACATAA
- a CDS encoding TetR/AcrR family transcriptional regulator — MHLQGSSWSAAVASSDGNGGRNTPLRVDAQRNLEHVLRAAREVFGELGYGAPMEDVARRARVGVGTVYRRFPSKDVLVRRIAEEETARLTDQARAALGQENEPWSALARFLRTSVASGAGRLLPPQVLRVGVDVEAEIRLPQPRQAALAGPAQPELRLVERPTAPEDEPDDAGAAALLEVVGQLVERARAAGELRPDVTVADVLLVIATAAPSLPDAAQQAAASSRLLDILLDGLRSRPVG, encoded by the coding sequence ATGCACCTTCAGGGTTCGTCATGGTCCGCAGCCGTCGCGTCGTCGGACGGAAACGGCGGACGGAACACACCGCTGCGCGTGGACGCGCAGCGCAATCTGGAGCACGTCCTGCGGGCGGCCCGCGAAGTCTTCGGTGAGCTGGGGTACGGGGCTCCGATGGAGGACGTGGCGCGCCGGGCGCGGGTCGGGGTGGGCACCGTCTATCGGCGGTTCCCCAGCAAGGACGTGCTGGTGCGACGCATAGCCGAGGAGGAGACGGCAAGGCTGACCGATCAGGCGCGGGCGGCGCTGGGTCAGGAGAACGAACCGTGGTCCGCGCTGGCCCGGTTCCTGCGCACCTCGGTGGCGTCCGGCGCGGGCCGGCTGCTTCCGCCGCAGGTGCTGCGGGTCGGGGTCGACGTGGAGGCCGAGATCCGGCTGCCGCAGCCGCGGCAGGCGGCGTTAGCCGGACCGGCTCAGCCGGAGCTGCGGCTGGTCGAGCGGCCGACCGCACCTGAGGACGAGCCGGACGACGCGGGCGCCGCGGCGCTGCTGGAGGTCGTCGGGCAACTGGTGGAGCGAGCACGGGCGGCGGGCGAGCTGCGCCCGGATGTGACGGTCGCCGATGTGCTGCTGGTGATCGCCACGGCGGCGCCCTCGCTGCCGGACGCGGCGCAGCAGGCGGCGGCGTCGTCCCGGCTGCTGGACATACTGCTGGACGGGCTGCGGTCGCGCCCCGTGGGGTGA
- a CDS encoding MFS transporter, whose amino-acid sequence MSREPRGPNEKLGTVLALAGISNAGLARRVNDLGAQRGLTLRYDKTSVARWVSKGMVPQGAAPHLIAAAIASKLGRPVPLHEIGLADADPAPEVGLTFPRDIGQAVRSATELYRLDLAGRRGGVGIWQSLAGSFSVSAYATPASRWLISPADSSVAREPKDAEDGTTTGASAASGTALEAVPPQRVGHSDVTKLREAAEDARRWDSKYGGGDWRSSMVPECLRVDAAPLLLGSYSDEVGRSLFGATAELTRLAGWMAFDTGQQEAAQRYYIQALRLARAAADVPLGGYVLASMSLQATYRGFADEGVDLAQAALERNRGLATARTMSFFRLVEARAQAKSGDGPACGAALKSAEGWLERSRAGDPDPSWLDFYSHERFAADAAECYRDLRLPRQVRRFTEQALARPTEEFVRSHGLRLVVSAVAELESGNLDAACAAGARAVEVANRISSARTTEYVRDLMRRLEAYRDEPRVAELREQARPLLVAPA is encoded by the coding sequence ATGTCCAGGGAGCCACGCGGGCCGAACGAAAAGCTCGGCACCGTTCTCGCCCTCGCTGGGATCAGCAATGCCGGGCTCGCGCGGAGAGTCAACGACCTCGGCGCCCAGCGCGGCCTGACGCTTCGCTACGACAAGACGTCCGTCGCGCGCTGGGTGTCCAAGGGCATGGTGCCCCAGGGTGCCGCGCCACACCTCATTGCGGCTGCGATCGCCAGCAAACTCGGTCGCCCCGTTCCCCTGCACGAGATCGGCCTGGCCGATGCCGATCCGGCCCCCGAGGTCGGTCTCACCTTCCCGCGCGACATCGGCCAGGCCGTCCGCTCCGCGACCGAGCTCTACCGGCTGGATCTCGCGGGTCGGCGCGGCGGGGTCGGCATCTGGCAGAGCCTGGCCGGATCCTTCTCAGTAAGCGCGTACGCCACCCCGGCCTCGCGTTGGCTCATATCCCCCGCCGACAGCTCGGTGGCCCGCGAGCCCAAGGATGCCGAGGACGGAACGACCACCGGCGCGAGCGCCGCGAGCGGGACCGCCCTGGAGGCCGTGCCGCCGCAGCGCGTCGGCCACAGTGACGTCACCAAACTGCGCGAGGCCGCCGAGGACGCCCGCCGCTGGGACTCCAAGTACGGCGGCGGCGACTGGCGTTCGTCCATGGTGCCCGAGTGCCTCCGGGTGGACGCGGCGCCCCTGCTGCTCGGCTCGTACAGCGACGAGGTCGGCCGCTCCCTCTTCGGCGCCACCGCCGAACTGACCCGGCTCGCCGGGTGGATGGCCTTCGACACCGGCCAGCAGGAGGCCGCGCAGCGGTACTACATCCAGGCGCTGCGCCTGGCCCGCGCCGCGGCCGACGTCCCCCTGGGCGGCTATGTGCTGGCGTCGATGAGCCTCCAGGCCACCTACCGCGGATTCGCCGACGAGGGCGTGGACCTGGCCCAGGCCGCCCTGGAGCGCAACCGCGGCCTGGCCACCGCCCGCACCATGAGCTTCTTCCGGCTCGTGGAGGCGCGCGCCCAGGCCAAGTCCGGGGACGGGCCCGCCTGCGGGGCGGCCCTGAAGTCCGCCGAGGGCTGGCTGGAGCGCTCGCGGGCGGGCGACCCCGATCCGTCCTGGCTGGACTTCTACAGCCATGAGCGGTTCGCGGCCGACGCCGCCGAGTGCTACCGCGACCTCCGGCTGCCGCGCCAGGTGCGGCGCTTCACCGAACAGGCGCTGGCCCGGCCGACGGAGGAGTTCGTGCGGTCGCACGGGCTGCGCCTGGTGGTGTCCGCGGTCGCCGAACTGGAATCGGGCAATCTGGACGCGGCCTGCGCGGCGGGTGCCCGTGCCGTCGAGGTCGCCAACCGGATCTCGTCCGCGCGTACCACGGAGTACGTACGCGATCTGATGCGCCGCCTCGAGGCGTACCGCGACGAACCGCGCGTCGCCGAGCTGCGCGAGCAGGCCCGGCCGCTGCTGGTGGCCCCGGCGTGA